aggtctaaactaactgaaatgctggaaattcttgtggataatgactaggaagactactagattatattcgctggtatgactataaaaattgttaaagattatttttgaatctaagattccgtttggattgactttttttttcaaaaaataagtttttcaaatacaatgttacagtaatatacaatcaagaaacatcccatccatattaatatatcaaatatttcaaaaaaattttatagtaaaattttttcatatacactgctacaataaaatatttcaaaaacacctaccaaaaacagctaatccaaacggagcccttgccatttgagcccaatgggtacccaagtatttcccatcctttcccattcattaatgggtatagttgggatgtgtcccaacttaaacccaataccaaattataatacccatcccgcccaaagttcctttgggcatgggtagcccattgggacttgggacaaattgccagctCTACAATTTTCTAATGAGATACAGTAGGACCAGGAAGCCTGATTTTTTGCCTGCATGGTCTCGTGAAGTGACTAAATTACCGCACAGGTTCttaattaccaaaatttttttaatacttACTACTGCAAAAtgtattgcaaaaaaaaaaaaaggattgttAAGCACATTATACTGTTTATTGTATTAGTTCAAAAGTTCTTGCAATAAGTATAATTATCTAGAGTTCGTTTTGGCTTATTTTATTAGTTCAAAAATTCGTCCAAGACTTTCTTGTGAAATTTTATGTAGTATTAGGAGGGTAATTAGTCAATTAATGAAATTATGTATGTTATACATGATCAATTCGGGGCAGCCTGACCTAATTGCACCTAAGTGGAAAAATTGTATTAACAAAGGAGGGtggattggttcaattaaacatTCAGGGGGCAATAAGAgaatgtaaaatttttcaagGGGGTTTATTGGATATAACCTGTAATGTTTTACGTTGCTTTCCAATCAAAAGTAAAGATCCATCTGTAACTCCGGTTTATCTCACGGATGGTTAAAAAATCCCACCATCACCAAGTTGGCAATTTTCTAAGCAAACAATTAGTAAAGAAATGAATAATTGAAGAAACATTGATAAAACTAACACGTTGTAGCTATTCTTCCCTGTAACAATACTGGAATAGAAAATGTTGAAGAAAGTTTACAAGTTTGCCTGTATCAGATGCAAATGGCAGCCGAAAGAAGATCATTTCTTGCCTAAAATGCATGCAAGGGAGCAGTCGAGTACATTTTTCAACTAGACCTCTTAATTGAATAGATCGTGTTACAAATTAACGTCATCAgtttaaagaaagaaagaaaaaaaaaatcaaatcattaTCATGAACAACCCAAAACAAGGAAATCTTCAACAAGAATCTTAAAGTAAGTATATCAGCTGTTTACAATTACATTTTGGCTATATTCGGATTGAGGGATTTgacgaaaattttaaaattctcTCAAATCTCTGTACATTGTTTGGATTATTTGAAAGATATTTAAGTTTACAATCTACCAATTAGTAAGTACGTAATGGACAAAACATTAACTTGATCATTTCCGTTTCTTAATGGACGGCATAACATTTTATTGACTTCTATTATTGAAAGCCGCCCCAGAGTTTCAAACAGTATATCAGCCTGCTGATTCGCTTCGACAGTCGAAACAGACAAATTTCATTTTCGTATGATCATTGACAATAGGACTAAATAATAATCACTGTGCAAAAGGACATATACAACATTAACAACGTcagtaaatttaaaatttttaattctaGACATAAACAAGTACTAATCATTGTTCAATAGTAAATTCGAgagccctttttttttggctcatTTTGTTCGTTGCTGACATAGTATAACATCAAGGTAATTAAGTCGAAAAGGCTGAACTGGGCATCAAATCCTCAGTTACGGACACTCCGTCACAACCCAATCGCGGACGTAAAAGATCATTTCATGTTAAATATACTAATCTCATCGTGTGacagttttttaattttatatgtgAGCTGAGTCAGTGAAATTCATGTTACAGTGTGTCATTTGAGTGATCGAATTGGGATGCGTGACCAGGagtgcaaacgagtcgagttttggtctAATCAAGTCGAGTCTCAACTTAATTTTACAAAACTCGAATTCAACGAGTTTAAAATGTCAAATTCGAGCttgagtttaaaaaaattaaaaaataattatttttttttaaaatataaaaaataattattttatttttaaaaatgaataaaataataattttttaaataaataataaaatattagggatatatatatatgtaattttactattaaaataaaaaataatatatatatatgtaatcgAGTTCGCAAGCTAAcgaatttagtatttttgaactcgagttcgagttcgaatcCGATGttgatcgagctcgagtcaagctcgtaCTCGAGTCACGCTCCTACTTGAGCTGCTCGCGATCAATTCATTTGCAGCCCTATGCGTGACTAAGGATTTGAAGCCGGCTGAACCTAGGAAACAGCCCAACACTACTCGTTGAAAAGACcttgattttttaactttacaaGCCCAAAACAGACAAGTCGGAACTTGTTCAAATGTTTTTAATTGTCACtaatcagccaaaaaaaaaaaatgaaagacttATTGTCACTATTAAGTGCAGGCAACTGCCGTTGGTCTCTGTGCTCACCTGCTATAAAACTGGAAACCATTTTTGCCCAACTTGTAAAGCAATAATCAAGCAGCCCAAATCATTGATTCGAAAAGTTGCAGGAATGAACAGAGCGGAGAATCTTACTGAGCTTCTTGAAGCTCAAAATCATGTAGGCAACCAAATGCTCAACTTCAGAAAGTCTGCATCTCTAAAATGTGCAATTGAACTGGGAATCCCTGATGCCATCAATCAACATGGGAAGCCTATCACACTTTCTGAGCTGGTTTCTGCCCTTCCAATTAACCCTTCGAAGGCTAACCACATCTATCGCTTGATGCGATTCTTATCAAATGCCGGCTTCTTTGTTCTACAAGATCAAGGCTATGCCCTCACAGCTGCAGGCCGTCTTCTTTTAAAAGAGGAGCCTTTCAATTTAAGGGCATTTATCTTTTATATGAGCGATCCTGTTTTAGTGAAGCCCTGGAATTCCTTGACTGAGTGGTTCAGGAATGATGATCCCTCTCCATTTCATACGGCGCATGGGAAAAACTTCTGGGCTTATGCTGCTGAAGAACCTAATTTTGCAAACCTCTTCAATGAATCCATGGCCAATGATTCTACTTTAATCGTTCAGGTGATGATGACCGAATGCAAGTTTGTGTTTGACGGCTTGACATCTTTAGTGGATGTTGGGGGTGGCACAGGGGCAGTTGCTAGGGCCATTGCCCAAAATTTCCCCAACATGGAGTGTGTTGTGTGTGATCTCCCACACGTGATTGCCGGCCAAGAGGGAACTGAGAACTTGGACTTTGTTGCAGGAGATATGCTAGAGAAGGTACCTGCTGCTGATGCAATCTTGCTCAAGGTAATTAAGGACATTTTCTATGAAATCCGTTGTTGATATACATGTCTACAACGATTTCAATAAACTAAAATATAAACAATTGAACGTCCAGCTTTAATAGTTGATTTGTATGATCGCTAACATAGACGCCTGTTGTATGAAAGAATAACAGTAATAATCATATGCAAACTTTTTGCTTGAGAGGCTAGAATATTTGCTATAGAAACTGGAGTTCTTGGCGCTCGTTAATCGATGCGTGAGGCAGTGATGGAGTGTGATAATCTTAATTTAGGACGCCAACACAGCTAATTTCTGTATtctaaattttgtgattttactGGAAAACAGTGGATTCTTCATGACTGGAGTGATGAAGATTGTGTGAAGATTCTCAAGAACTGCAAAGAGGCTATTCCAGGGAGAGACAAAGGGGGAAAAGTCATTATTATCGACATGATTATGGAAAGCCAGATGAAAGATGGCGAGTCAGTTGAAACACAAGTTGGTGTGGACATGCAGATGTTGATGTGTTACGGTGCTAAAGAAAGAACTGAGAAAGAATGGGCAAAGCTTTTCCAAGATGCCGGTTTCAGTGACTACAAAGTACTTCCAGTGTTGGGTGTGTGCTGTCTCATTGAGGTTTATCCATAGACTAAAAGTTCAGTTCAAAATTGTCTCATTCAGGTTTACCCTTAGACTAAAAGTTCAGTTCAAGATTGGTACTGCTACAATAATTGAGGTTTCAGTTTTACCCTCAACCTTTGTCTCCCTCTGTTGGAATTTGCTTTGTTCCGCTTGTAATCGCCATTTTGGCAATAGAACTATTCTGTTTTCTTTGTATCTTGCAATTTGTGTAGTGTGACCTAGATCACATCATTTTTCTCCTGTCGGAATATGTAGTGGCAAAAGATTCACGCATTGAAAAAACTTTCCTGCTATAGTGCTATTTTCCTAGTAAAGCCAGCAATGATGTGATAGTACTTTCAACTAGTACAAAGAAAGATGTGATAGTATGCCTACTTTATTTTTAAGGCATTTAATGTGGGATAGCCAATAAGTAcacatttcttacaaaaatcaGGTTGGCATGGAAACATGAGGAATTTattaatacccatttaattgaAGTTTGGCTCACCCATTTAATTGAAGATTGGCTCACGCACTGGTTTGTTTGAATAAATTATTGGGCCTGAATTTGTTTCCTTTGTGGATTTCATGTTTTTGAGGCTTATTTTTTGTAAACTAATTATTCAGCACTCGATGTATGTATGTGCAACTAATAAAATTACAAcatttgtaaaaatatttttctctaAATTTGGATAATTAAGAGGAAGAAAGTTGAATTGGTTGGGGTGATttaaaaattggaagaaatgaagaaggtaAAGAGAAAAGAAATATGGCTAATATTTTGTTTTACATTTTAGTATCTTTATCATATAAGTTCAGATTGAAATGTTAATACTTTCAATTTAATGTgtaattttgaaaaggataaataTGGGAAAATTGTGGATAAACATTTTGTTTtacatttttacatttttctccTGTTTTGTGGTAGTGGGGTAAGAGGATAGTAACAAAATGTGTTTAGGGAATGtctcaaaatttaaaaaaaaaaaaatcaatcaactCTTGTCCAAACAATTCTTTAACTCCTTTGTTCCCTAAGTTACTTGAAATGAACTTGCAGAGGTTCACTATCACTGGCAATTTCACCATCAGCCTGAATATATGATGAGAAAATTCTTAAattgtgatgaaaaaaaaaagttattctacAAAAGGGGTAATTTTTGAAGTTGATTCCAGACTTGTGatcttcgcatttgtgaaatgcgagttcAGAtacctcgcatttcacaaatgcgaggtAAGTGTttacagaaaaaaagaaaaacaagaccGCATTTGGAAAATGCGAGTTTAATATAAGCTCGCATTTGGAGAATGCGAGATTGAGTACCTCGCATTTCTTGAATGCGAGGTACTCAATCTGAAAACAATCAAAATTCCCAATTTCATCGTTGGTGTCTGTCTCACTCTCCCTTCACTCTCTCTCCGTGCAGCCAAAACTCCTCACTCTCAAAATTATCCTGGTCACCGCTTTGTCATTGGAAATCTTGGTCACAGCTTTGTCGTCGGAATCTCTCAGCCTTGTCCTCAGAAGCTCTTCAAATTTGTAGAGCCGCAGCATTTCTCCTCAGGCGAAATCAGAAAGGCGGCACTTTCTCGTCCGAAGCTCTCATCGAAAGCAGCGGAGGCTCTCGGCCATTGCAGAGCTTCCCCTTTGGGAACCCATCTCTGCTAGCTAGCtgcccctctctctctcctcccaATTTGCCATTTTTACAACCTCAACAGGATACCCCCTCACTTTTGAGTCCCATTTGCACTgcacattttattttctcttggcaTCCGACTTTCTCCATTTGAGTCCTTTCACCAGAAACAACATAAGAGGTaagaattaaatttttttctggGATTTTTTGTTTTCCGACTTGAAGTGGCTTTTCTGATATGGCAATTTATTGGACATTGTTGTTGTTTCGGTTGGTCTCTTATTTGGTAGTATAACAGCATCATAAAAATTAGATTTGCTAGATGTTTTGTtgatttcttgaaatttctgtttGGCATACATAGTCACATACATGCTGCCTTATTGACTTACGAAACAAACCTTAATAATTCCAAGTTTCCATACTTTATTGACTTacagaaaaaaaattggtgCAAAGTCTCTGTCATAATTAGAGATAACGATGAAGTACACATGGGATGGGTTACATCTATACCCATATAACCTAAATCCAGCCCTCTAATGCATTAATAACTTGTACTAAGAGCATGATAATTTGTAATAGGAGCATTAAAAGATATATCAGATTTGAATTTAGACCGCAGTGGTGAACCAACATAATAATACCCAAAAGGCCTTTGTTTGGAAAGCCATTTTCCTAGAAACTACCAAGTTTTAACCCATGCACAGCACCGGGGAGTATAGTCAGTACATTCCATTTGAGGAGAGAAAATGTAATTAGTCCAGTTAAGATTTGATTGGTTAATTAAGAGAGAGAATTCCTGAGGTGATTTTTTATTTACCACGATGCATTAGTATCTTTGATTGCGTAAAAGGTATCCCGCTTTCATTTGAATATAGCTTTAGTGGTGGTCacattttcttatctttatgtCAGAGGGCCAAATTGGTAGTGCAAAGGAGAAACCGAATGCAATAAACTCAACATTCTTTAAAATCAGCAAGTATAACAGGAACTGCAACCTCACAAAAACTCTGCAGAGAATTCCAATAATAACGAAGCAGCCCTTACTTCTTCTATTGATTTACCGATGATACCCCAAGAACACGCCTAATTTTGAGTAATAGAGTGTGACAGACCCTACCTCAGGAAAGCAAAAATGTTATTAACTCTTAAATATACTAAGGTAATTgggttttcactttttcttttagtgAGTTCACAGGTATgacagaaataaaaaaaatgtcatATCTGTATGTACCTCAGTCACATAACCGTGGTTGATTTGTTAATTGTTCTTTTGTGTGAAATTGGCTATATTATTTCTATTATCAAATTGTGTTGAAAAGTCTACTGGACCAAAGCCAGCTAATTAAAGCAAATTTGAAGATATATAAAAATGTGAAACAAGTAGCTTGCTTTTCTAAGGCTTCCTGCTTTTTCTATCCTTTTCCTATAAGTTAAAACCTAGGATACTTTTCAACATTCAACAGTCTTTTTCTATCCTTTCCATTATTTCCCCTGTTGCTGTCTTTACTTTGGAAAATAAATGGAGTACGAATTTGTTTACGCAAGCACTTGATGCAGGTCAAAGTACCCAAGCACTTGATGCTAGACTTGAGTCACAGATTACTCAAGTCGATATAGTGATGCCAGCCCAGCCACGTCGAACACAAAGAGTACACAAACCCAGAGGATGTGGCACTCATGGAAAACTTGGACATCATTGATATTCAAAACTCTAATTGTGTGCTCGTGTTATGAATATTATTCTAAGTGTAGGGGAGGAAATGTGTGGGACTTTTAGTAGTTTTATGTTTAATATTTGGACAAGTTGTTGGAAATATTGTTTAGATTAAATGTTGTCTATTTTGGatttgctggcagggagtttagtccacttttaaggggagattctgttaaaattttttcaaaaaaaaagtaaatgtatatatatatatttattaatcataataaattacaataaacaaataaaatttggaaatgattattaTGGTGGATCTTTATTTTTGCATTTATAGCAAAGTATATCTTGTACTCTATAAGATAAATAATCACGTAATAATCATTTGATAAAGGGTTAATGCAAAAAACCCCTATAAACTATATACCCAGTTGCAGTTTATCCCCTAAACTATAATAATAGGCATTTTGCCCTCTTGAATGATATGTTGGGTTAATCgcacttta
The DNA window shown above is from Coffea arabica cultivar ET-39 chromosome 5e, Coffea Arabica ET-39 HiFi, whole genome shotgun sequence and carries:
- the LOC113687816 gene encoding trans-resveratrol di-O-methyltransferase-like, translated to MNRAENLTELLEAQNHVGNQMLNFRKSASLKCAIELGIPDAINQHGKPITLSELVSALPINPSKANHIYRLMRFLSNAGFFVLQDQGYALTAAGRLLLKEEPFNLRAFIFYMSDPVLVKPWNSLTEWFRNDDPSPFHTAHGKNFWAYAAEEPNFANLFNESMANDSTLIVQVMMTECKFVFDGLTSLVDVGGGTGAVARAIAQNFPNMECVVCDLPHVIAGQEGTENLDFVAGDMLEKVPAADAILLKWILHDWSDEDCVKILKNCKEAIPGRDKGGKVIIIDMIMESQMKDGESVETQVGVDMQMLMCYGAKERTEKEWAKLFQDAGFSDYKVLPVLGVCCLIEVYP